A window of Brachybacterium fresconis contains these coding sequences:
- a CDS encoding thiamine pyrophosphate-requiring protein — translation MANVSEFIIDRLITWDLHRFYGYPGDGIGGFDGALESAERDGKDFRYIRPTHEEIAAFMATAHAKFTGETGVCIATSGPGAVHLLNGLYDARMDHQPVLALVGQQARVSLGSDFQQQIDLERVFQDVAGYVETVTTPMQAQLVLDRALRIASTRRCPAVVILPNDVQTAEMETPTAEHFVSRTGIGRPSTRLRPPVDELRRAAAVLDEGERIALLVGAGARGATDEVLAVADRLGAGIVTSLLAKDVVPGDVPHHTQQAGLLGSRPSYDMLQDCDTLLMVGSNYPYTEFLPPTGQARGVQIDLKADNLSLRYPMEVNLIGDARETLSGLLEHLQHHDDRSWQNGIAEQMKDWDEVTAGLADVEAEPVNPRYVYQTLNPRLPRNAIITADAGSTADWYGQHIKLGQDMMGSLSGSLASMLASMPYALSAKFAHPDRPVVCTIGDGAFQMLGMNEMLTVKRSWREWEDPRFIVLVLHNNDLTQVSWEMRQAGDPRYDTSQLLEDMNYADYAELLGLTGIRVDRKEDVAAAWDRAFASDRPVILDVRTDPDTPPLPPHITLEDAKNMTATLAKGDPAEGAVIAQSARGMAAALFAKARETFHRDR, via the coding sequence ATGGCCAACGTCAGCGAATTCATCATCGACCGACTCATCACCTGGGACCTGCACCGCTTCTACGGCTATCCCGGCGACGGCATCGGAGGATTCGACGGGGCTCTGGAGAGCGCCGAGCGGGACGGCAAGGACTTCCGGTACATCCGGCCCACACACGAGGAGATCGCCGCATTCATGGCGACCGCACATGCCAAGTTCACCGGCGAGACCGGCGTGTGCATCGCGACCTCGGGGCCCGGGGCGGTCCATCTGCTCAACGGCCTCTACGACGCCCGCATGGACCACCAGCCGGTGCTGGCGCTCGTGGGACAGCAGGCACGCGTCTCCCTGGGCAGCGACTTCCAGCAGCAGATCGACCTCGAGCGCGTCTTCCAGGACGTGGCCGGGTACGTCGAGACCGTCACCACACCGATGCAGGCCCAGCTCGTCCTCGACCGTGCGCTGCGCATCGCATCCACCCGTCGCTGCCCCGCCGTGGTGATCCTGCCCAATGACGTCCAGACCGCCGAGATGGAGACGCCGACCGCCGAGCACTTCGTCTCCCGAACCGGCATCGGGCGTCCCTCGACCCGTCTGCGACCGCCGGTGGACGAGCTGCGGCGAGCCGCCGCGGTGCTGGACGAGGGCGAGCGGATCGCCCTGCTCGTCGGCGCGGGCGCCCGGGGAGCGACCGACGAGGTGCTCGCCGTCGCCGACCGTCTGGGCGCGGGCATCGTGACGTCGCTGCTGGCCAAGGACGTCGTCCCCGGCGACGTGCCGCACCACACGCAGCAGGCGGGCCTGCTCGGATCCCGCCCCAGCTACGACATGCTGCAGGACTGCGACACCCTGCTGATGGTGGGTTCGAACTACCCGTACACGGAGTTCCTGCCGCCGACGGGGCAGGCCCGCGGTGTCCAGATCGATCTGAAGGCCGACAACCTGAGCCTGCGGTACCCCATGGAGGTGAACCTGATCGGGGACGCCCGGGAGACCCTGAGCGGACTGCTCGAGCATCTCCAGCATCATGACGACCGCAGCTGGCAGAACGGCATCGCCGAACAGATGAAGGACTGGGACGAGGTCACCGCCGGCCTGGCGGACGTGGAGGCCGAGCCGGTCAATCCCCGGTACGTCTACCAGACGCTGAATCCGCGCCTGCCGCGGAACGCGATCATCACCGCCGACGCCGGGAGCACCGCGGACTGGTACGGCCAGCACATCAAGCTGGGCCAAGACATGATGGGCAGCCTCTCGGGCTCGCTGGCCTCGATGCTCGCCTCGATGCCGTACGCCCTCTCCGCGAAGTTCGCCCACCCCGATCGCCCCGTCGTGTGCACCATCGGCGACGGCGCCTTCCAGATGCTGGGCATGAACGAGATGCTCACGGTCAAGCGCTCCTGGCGCGAGTGGGAGGACCCGCGCTTCATCGTGCTGGTCCTGCACAACAACGATCTCACCCAGGTCTCGTGGGAGATGCGTCAGGCCGGTGACCCCCGCTACGACACGAGCCAGCTGCTCGAGGACATGAACTACGCCGACTATGCGGAGCTGCTCGGGCTGACCGGGATCCGGGTGGATCGCAAGGAGGACGTCGCCGCTGCCTGGGACCGGGCCTTCGCGTCGGATCGTCCCGTCATCCTGGACGTGCGCACCGATCCCGACACCCCTCCGCTGCCGCCTCATATCA